A single Phragmites australis chromosome 4, lpPhrAust1.1, whole genome shotgun sequence DNA region contains:
- the LOC133914478 gene encoding purine permease 3-like, translating into MATITASASPAMQEISKQAGSTSPTRATASSAPARYRPSPLVIFSACLVLLGAGGPLLLRVYFVHGGKRLWLSAMLQLSGWPLLLPPIFVSLFRSRRHGVANLLLPPRLVSAAAVLGAFYAISCFVYALGSQALPLSTSSLLLATQLAFTAVFAFLFVGLRFTPFSANAVVLLTIGPAVLGVGPGSGKPAGEASKTYWTGFCEAIAAAALAGLVLPLVEVAIARYGRRTGPAARVPPPYATVMQMQAVMGAAGTMVCLLGMVIKSDFQAMPNEAAGFGLGKTNYYLVLIWDAVSWQLLNLGIMGLITCASSLLAGIMIAVLLPLSEVLAVIFLHEKFDGPKGIALVLSLWGFASYLYGEKAQKKLEAQKNEQQVAKKVGDLESAAP; encoded by the coding sequence ATGGCCACCATAACGGCTAGTGCCAGTCCAGCCATGCAAGAAATCAGCAAGCAGGCGGGGAGCACGTCGCCGACCCGCGCTACCGCCTCGTCTGCGCCGGCGCGTTACCGACCGTCGCCGCTGGTCATATTCAGCGCCTGCCTCGTCCTCCTCGGCGCCGGAggcccgctcctcctccgcgtCTACTTCGTCCACGGGGGAAAGCGCCTGTGGCTGTCCGCCATGCTCCAGCTCTCCGGCtggcccctcctcctcccgcccaTATTCGTCTCCCTTTTCCGAAGCCGCAGGCACGGCGTCgccaacctcctcctcccgcctcgCCTCGTCAGCGCCGCGGCCGTCCTCGGGGCGTTCTACGCTATATCGTGCTTCGTCTACGCGCTGGGGTCGCAGGCGCTGCCGCTGTCCACGTCGTCGCTTCTGCTGGCGACCCAGCTCGCCTTCACCGCGGTGTTCGCGTTCCTGTTCGTCGGGCTCCGATTCACGCCCTTCTCGGCCAACGCCGTCGTGCTGCTCACCATCGGCCCGGCGGTGCTCGGGGTCGGGCCCGGCTCCGGGAAGCCGGCGGGCGAGGCCTCGAAGACGTACTGGACAGGGTTCTGCGAGGCCATTGCCGCGGCCGCGCTGGCCGGGCTCGTCCTGCCGCTCGTCGAGGTCGCCATTGCGCGGTACGGCCGACGCACCGGACCCGCCGCGAGGGTGCCACCCCCGTACGCGACGGTGATGCAGATGCAGGCCGTCATGGGCGCCGCCGGCACGATGGTGTGCCTGCTCGGCATGGTCATCAAGAGCGACTTCCAGGCGATGCCAAATGAGGCCGCCGGGTTCGGGCTCGGCAAGACCAACTACTACCTGGTGCTCATCTGGGACGCCGTGTCATGGCAGCTGCTCAACCTGGGGATCATGGGACTCATCACCTGCGCCTCGTCGCTCCTCGCCGGCATCATGATCGCGGTCCTCCTGCCGCTCTCGGAGGTCCTCGCCGTCATCTTCCTTCACGAGAAGTTCGACGGACCAAAGGGCATTGCACTGGTGCTCTCCCTCTGGGGCTTCGCCTCCTACCTCTACGGTGAGAAGGCGCAGAAGAAACTGGAGGCTCAGAAGAACGAGCAGCAGGTGGCAAAGAAAGTTGGAGACCTGGAGTCGGCTGCTCCTTGA